The Deltaproteobacteria bacterium DNA segment GGTGATTGCTGTGCTTCAAGCCTGACGGCGGCGGCCGGGCCAACGGCAGGGATGCGCGCATGACCCCTGAGCAGATTTCGGCGCTCGTTGCATCCGGCGAATCCGAGACGCTGGAGTTGAAGGCCACGACGAGAACGCGACGCGAGGCGGCAGCGACCGTGTGCGCCATGCTCAATCGGCGCGGTGGATACGTGTTGTTCGGCGTCACGCCAGAAGGCAGCATCGTGGGCCAGCAGGTGAGCGAACGGACGCTGGAGGAGGTAAGCGCCGAGATCCAACGGATAGATCCGCCGGCGTTTCCAGAGATCGAGAGAGTCCGAGTGTCCAGGAACTTGGAGGTGGTCGCGATCCGCGTGAGTCGGGGCGCTTCGCCGCCGTATCAATACCGTGGAGCCTCCTATCGGCGCGTGGGGAACACGACACGGACCATGTCGGTCGACGAATACAACCGGATGCTCTTCGAGCGCATGCACAACGAGCGACGCTGGGAAAACCAGCCCGCCACCGGATGGACTGTCGACGACCTGGACACGGTGGAAATCCGCAATACTGTGGCGGAGGCAGTGCGGATTGGTCGGTTGAACGAACCCGGCAGTCGGGAACCCGAGGAGTTGCTGCGCGGTTTGGGTCTGATTCGCGAAGGCGTCCTCTTTCGGGCGGCAGCAGCGCTCTTCGGGAATGCCGAGCGGCTGGAAAGCGAGATGCCGCAGTGCCTGCTCCGTGTGGCTCGTTTCCGAGGGCTCGATCGATCGGAGTTCCTGGACAATCGCCAGTTCAATGGCAACGCCTTCACGCTCCTGGCAAGCGCGGAACGCTTTCTGCGTGATACCCTCCCCATCGCTAGCCGGTTCGAGTCAGGCCGCATCCAGCGCATCGACGAACCTCTTTACCCGCCTTTGGCTACACGGGAAGCGCTCGCGAACGCGCTGTGTCATTGCGACTACGCGATGGGCGGCGGCTCCCTTGGTCTCGCAGTGTACGACGACCGCCTGGAGGTGACGTCGACGGGTCCGCTGCACTTCGGGCTGACTCCCGATAATCTGTTCGGGCCGCACGAGTCGAGGCCTTGGAATCCGCTCATCGCTCGCACGTTCTATCGGCGCGGTATCATCGAGGAGTGGGGCCGCGGTACGCTCAGGATGGCTGATTTGGCTACGGCCGCTGGCTTGCCCCGACCCGAGATCGAGGAACATGGCGATTGCGTGACGGTGCGCTTCCGGCGTTCCGGCTATGTGCCGCTCAGACGCAGCGGGGACGACCTGATCAGGCGGCGAGAGGCGATTTTGGCACTGCTGGATGACGCGGAGGATGGCTTGGCGTTGCGCGACATTGCTGCCGGTTTGGTATCTGATGCCACCGAACGGCAGGTTAAGCGAGCCTTGGCGGGGTTGCGTGATCGTGGTTTGGCGAGGTCAAATGGGCGTGGACTGGCGGCCCGGTGGAGGCGAATTCGGTCTGGAGAAAGCGAATAGGCTCCTTGCGACCCTTGGGGTTTTATTAGGGGTTCATGGGGGTCCAATAGGGGGCTTATTGGGGGCAGGTCGGTTGAGCTGATCGGCGGTTTCGAGGTCCGGAAGACATGCAACGCGTTCGCAGAAGAAAGCGCGGTTTGGCAGGGAGGCTCGGTATGGACGGCGGCTTTTGGTTCATGTTCGGGGCCAGCATCGTCGTCGGCGTGTTCGTGCTCTATTCCTACGGCGCGCACAGGGCGCTGGAAGGCCTGTCGAGCGGGGGCCAGCTTCTCATGGCCACGCTTCCCAAGATGATCTTCGCCTTCACCGTGGCGGGCCTGATCCAGGTCATCCTCCCTACCGACCTGATCTCGGAGTGGATCGGCGAGGGCTCCGGACTCAAAGGGCTCCTGATCGGCACGGTGGCGGGCACCCTCACCCCCGGCGGGCCGATGATGCACTTTCCCATCGTCGCGTCGCTGCTGCACTCCGGCGCCGGCTCCGGTCCCATCATCGCCTACCTGACCGCGTGGTCCCTGCTCGGGCTCCATCGCGTCGTGATATGGGAGATACCCATCCTGGGCTTCGAGATATCGGCGGTGCGTTTCGTGGCGAGCCTGGCGCTGCCGCCGCTGGTGGGTTTCGTGGGATCGTATCTCTTCCACAGCCTGCCGACCCGGCTTCCCGGACCGTGACCGACCCGCGCGTTACGAAGGCGAATCCGCCGGATCGTCCTTGACGAGATCGATCTCCCACGACAGGTAGCGTTCCATGTCCTCACGGGACTTGCCCAGGGCACCGGTCCACACGCTGTGACCGAAGTCGGCCTGCGCGTCCTCGGTGGACACGCCCGTGCCTTCCAGACCGTCTTCGAGGTTGCGGCCCGTGCTCTCCCACGCCCGAGTCCCGCCTTCGAGCACCTGGACCCTGGCATACCCGAGTTCCCGCAGAGTCCCCGCCGCCAGCGTGGAACGGATCGCGTTGTCGCACACCATCACCAGCGCCGCGTCCTTGTCCGGCGCGGTGGCCTCGATGTCGAGTTCCAGGCGTCCGCGGGGAAGCCAGCGCGTTCCGGGAATATGGGCGAATCCGTATTCGCCGATGCTGCGTACGTCGAGGGCGAGACCGGATGCGTCCAGGTGCGCCTGGAGACCGGCGGCGTCGGTGAAGCGGGTCCGGGCGTGCGCTTCATCGAGTCCGAAGACGGCAAGCTCCGGCACGCCCTGTTCAAGGGGCAGGCCGGCGTCCCGCCACCGCTGCAGGCCGCCCTCCAGGACCGACACGTCGCGGAAGCCGAGCTGCTGCAGCAGCGACGCCGCCCACACCGGCCGCAGGTCGTCGTCGGAGATCAGGAACACCGGGGCGGCGCGCACGGCGAGGAAGTTCTCATGGGCCAGGGCCATCTGCCCCAGCGGGAGCGAGATGGCGCGGGGAACGTGGCCGGCCTGGAACTCTTCCGGCAAGCGCACGTCCAGGAGATAGAAGGCTTGGTCGGAGTCGTAGACGCCGCGAAACGTTTCCAGCGTGCTCCGGCGCACCGCCGCGGTCGAGGCGAGGGCGTCGGTTGCCCGTTGGATGCGCGCGACACGTGTTGCCGAGGCCGGCGCGGGCACCTCCCGGCCCGGACCCTCGGCGATGTCGTGCCCGGACAGGAACCAGCCCATGACGCCGTTCTCCAAGGCGTAGACATTGTCGAAGCCGTTGTCGTGCAGCAGTTTGGCACCGAGGATGCCGCGGGTGCGGCCGGCGCAACTCACCACCAGCGTGGTGCCGTCCCTGAGCGGCAGACGCGGCGCGTCCACCAGCAGATTGCCGCCGGGAATGTGGTAGGTGTCGGGAACGTGGCCGCGCAGGTACTCTTCGCGCGAGCGCACGTCCACCACCACCAAGTCGTCCCCGGCCGCGCGCCGGCGGGCCAGTTCCGGCGCGTTCATGTGGGTGACGTCGCCGCCGTGCGCCACGCGCTCGCCGTACTCCTTGCCGTGCACGCCCCATCCCGAACGCACCGGCAGCCCTTGCCGTTGCCACGCCTCGACCCCGCCGGCCAGTACCCTGACGTCGCCGTAGCCCATGCGTTCCAGGGTCTCGGCGGCTAGCGCGCTACGGTTCCCGTCGTCGCACAACACCACCACCGGAACACGTGTGTCCGGCACCATCACGGGCAGCCGCAGCTCCAGTGTACCCCGGTTTACGGGACTGGTCCCGGCGATCTGCGCGCGGGCGAACTCGCCGCGTTCGCGTACGTCGATGCAGGCGTAGGGTTCATCCGAAGCGAGCAAAGCCTGCAAAATCGAGGGGTCGATAGTGGAATGGCTCAAGGGTCTCCTCCCGTTTGGTCACGCCACGTGCGCGGGCCGCTCCGCGTACACGATGGCGCCGGACGTGGTGGCAACGCACGCGGCTTTCTCGTGATCGCGGATGATCCCCTTGGGATCCTTCCCGGCCTTGACGTCGTCGATGGCGGTCTTGAGGATCTTCCGGAACAGCAGCACCCCTTCGTCCGAGCTGACGTGGCGTTCCATGGCGTGCAACACGATCTCGCCCTGGCTCTCCTGGGCCTCCTTGTCGTCGGGATAGCGCTGGCTGTACTCGTAGTTACGGGGACCGCGGCCCGCCGGGGCGAGCTTCTCGCGGCCGGACAGCTCCCAGGTGTCGGTCCCGTCCGGCACCCAGCGGATGCTGGCGCCGAGTTGATGGGTGTCGTCCACGGGGACGCAGAAGGACACCCGGTCCACCTTCTCCGTCACCGGCTCGTCCGTGTAGGTCAGGTGAACGTTGAGCGGCATGATGTTTTCCCAGATGACGTCGGCCCAGCGTCCGTCTTCCATCCTGCGGGTCATGACGAAGCGGATGCCCAGGTCGGTCTCCTCGTAAACCAGCCGCTCCGGCAAGGTGGAATGGGCCTGGGTGGGGAACTGGGCGCCGCTGTGCACCGTGTGCAGCCACACCGCATGGAGCGCGTCCATGAGGTTCTCCTCGCTTTGGAGCCAGTTGCAGTCCTGGGCTCCGCCCACCCGGGGGCCGAAGCGCGCCTTCAGCGTGCCTCCCTCCGCCTCCAGCACGTCGTAGCGGGGCAGCAGCGGCATCTTCTCCAGCGGCCCCATATAGGCGAACAGCAGCCCGCCGTACTCCTGCACCGGGTAGGCGGGGTGCCAGATGTGGTCCTTGACCGTGCTGTCGGGCGGCTCCAGCGGCATGTCAAGGATGCGGCCCTCCACGTCGTAGAGCCAGCCGTGGTAGCAGCAGCGCAGCCCGTCCCGTTCCACCCGCCCGTACTCCAGCGAGGTGCCCCTGTGGCTGCAGCGGAAGAAGAGCAGCCCCGGGCGCCCTTGTCCGTCCCGGAACGCCACCAGGTCTTCGCCCAGGATGCGGATGCGTTTGGGCAGGTCGCCGAGGTCGGCGGACTGGCACACCGGTTGCCAGTAACGTCGCATCAACTCGCCGCAGGGCGTACCCGGTCCCACGCGGGTGAGTTCGGGGTCTATGTCGGGAATCTTGAGACCGTAGGCGCTGCGCATGACGTTCCTCCTGGCCCGTGTGGGCGGCCTGGCATCCGGCTAGTGTCGTGTCCCGTAAATTCCTGGCATAAGTTGCGCAGGATTTTTCGTCGTCGGCACGTGAGCTATCACGCCGGCTCCGGAAGGCGGTTTGGCAGCGGATATATCAACAGCCGCGGGGTGAGTAAAGCGGGCGAGGGACGAAATCCGCGGCGGACCAGGAGAAGACCAAGGGTACTTCGCCTTGTTTGACAGGGATGGCGTAATCGGACTAATATCGGCTCGCCTGTCTCGAATTGTCAGGCTGGCGGAGTTTTCATCGCTGATGCGATGCTCCATACGCGGTTTCATGAAGCCGCGGAGAAACGGATCGAACCCGGAGATTCTCATTTATGGCGAAACAGGAGGATTTGGCGCTGGGGACAGGGGGGGTGGCCACACCAGACGCGGACCCGTCCCAGGGGCCGCGGAAAACCTCCTCCGTCTTTAGCGAGGCGGGTTGGGACGTCGCTCTCCGCGTAGGCTCCATCTTCGCGCTCATCATTGCATGGTGGGCGATGGGCCTCTTCTTCCCGCCCGCGCTGATACCGAGGCCGTGGGAAACCTTCGGCGAGGTAGGCGTCATCATCAAGACGGGCGAGTTCTATCACCACATGGGCAACACGCTTTGGCGCGTGTTCGTCGGCTTCGGCCTTGCCATGGTGGTGAGCACGCCCCTCGGGATCATCATGGGGAGCTTTCGCAATCAGGAGAGCTTCTTCGAGCCTCCGGTGATCCTCGGCCTCACCATGCCGGGCCTTATCTGGGCGCTGCTGATGCTCATGGTCTTCGGCATCAAGGAGATCAGCGCCTACCTCGCGGTGGCCGTGACCATCTCTCCCATGCTCACCATCAGCATCTGGCAGGGGACCAAGTCCATCGACAAGGATTTGATCGACATGAGCACGGCGTTCCGCGCCAGCGTGTATTCCAAGCTGGTGGACGTGATCCTGCCGCAGTTGGTGTCGCATATCCTCGCCGCCATCCGGTACGGTCTGGGGCTGGCGTGGAAGGTGATCGTGCTGGTCGAAGGGTTCGGCTTCAGCAACGGTGTCGGCTATCAGGTCATGCACCAATTCGACCTCTTCTCGGTGAAGGGGGTGCTGGCCTGGGCCATCACGTTCCTGATCGTGATGATCTTCCTTGAGTTCGGTGTGGTGGGTGTGCTGGAGCGCAGCGTCACCCGCTGGCGGCCGCGCGTCGAGGCTTGGAGGCGGTAGGTTGGCGTACGTACGGATTGACCAAGCTGTCAAATTCTTCTCCCGCGAGGACGGCTCGCCGCTGAAGGTGCTGGACGGTATCTCCTTCGACACCAAAGAGTACGGCATCACGGCGCTTCTCGGGCCATCGGGCTGCGGCAAGTCGACGCTGTTGAACATCATCACCGGCCTTGAGCGCCTCGACCACGGCCAGGTGGAGATCATCTCCAGCGGCGAGGACGAAAAGCGGGCACACCCGCAGTTGGGCTACGTGTTCCAGGATCCGAGGCTGCTCAACTGGAAACGCGTGGACGACAATCTGCGGTTCGCCCTCAAGGGCATGGAGGTGCCGAACAAGGAGTGGGACGAGCGGCTCGACAAGTACCTGTCGCTGGTGGGCCTTACGGACTTTCGTAAGCAGTATCCCCTCTACCTGTCCGGCGGTATGCGGCAACGGGTGGGTCTTGCCCGCGGGCTCGTGATCGAGCCGCAGGTGCTGTTGATGGACGAGCCCTACAGCAAGCTCGACCAGCTCACGGCGCGGCAGTTGCGGGAGGACACCCTCCAGATCTGTTCCCGGTTGAAGCAGACCGCCTTGCTGGTCACCCACGACGTGGAGGAATCCGCCTACATGGGGGACCGGATCGTGATTTTCTCCGCCCGACCTGCGCGCATCGCCGCGGTTTACGAGAACCCCCTCCGCTCCGCGGAGCGGGACACCGACGACATGCGGTTCATCGAGTTCAAGAAGGAAGTGCTGGAAACCATACTCAATCTAGTCAAGGAGGGAGCATGATGATTGCAAGAATGAAGCGGTTTCGTCTACTGGTCTTGGCCGCGGGGTTGTTCCTGTTCGCTCCGGGTCTGTCGGTTCCGGCCCTCGGCGCGGACCTGCCCGAGGTGGATTTCGGTCTGCCCTCCGGCGGCGTGTTCGGCTTGGGGGGCCAGTACATGATCGACAAGAAGCTGGACCGCAAGCACGGCTTCATCGCCAAGCCCCGTTGGGGCGGAGTGGCCAACGTCGAGCGTCTCATCGCCATCGGCGCCATCCCGGTGGGTCTGGCCACCGTGGAGTCCGCGCTGCGCGCGAACATGAAGGGCATCCCCCTCAAGCTGGTGCAGCCCTACATGAGGACGATGCACAACTACATCCTGGTGCGCAAGGATTCCCCGTACAAGTCCATCAACGACCTCAAGGGGAAGTCCATCGCGGTGCCACGGGAAGTCACGTCGGCTTATAACCTGTTCGACTTCATGATGAGGAAGCAGGGCGTCTCCATCGAGAAGGACTTCCAGCTCAAGAAGCTCGGCGCCGCGGGCATCATCGCGGTGATGGAAAAGGGTGAGGTGGAGGCCGCGCTCCATTGGGAAGCGCACGTGACCCGGATGCTCGCCACGGGGAAATACCGCTCCATCGCCAAGCTGGGCGACGTGATCACCGAGGTCCTGAACAAGGATATCCACATGTTCGGCTGGGTGGGAGCTCAGGAGGCCTGGGCGAAGAAGAACCCCGGAGTTGTGGGCAAGATACGCGCCGCGTGGCAGGAGATGATCGCCGGCGTTCAGAACGACCCCGAGCACTTCCGGAAGTACGCCAAGAAGATTTTCGGGCTGGAGGGGAAGGAAGTGGTCGATCTCGGCTACGAGCGGGTCAGGCCTTTTCTGCTTCCCGCCGACTTCAAGTGGCCAAACCCGAAGAGTCTGGCGAATCAGAAACAGTATCTGAAGGACGGCATCGCGCTGGGTATTTTCCCCAAGGAGGCCGAGGCACAGATCGACGGTCTGTTCGTGCCCTAGCGTCGTAGGCACAACAGCCGCGCGGGACCGACGCTCAGCCTGGGAGGTTCGCTCCGGCGCGGCGGTGGTTGGTGAAAGGCCGGGGAAGGGTACTCTTTCCCCGGCCTTTCTTTGTGGTGCCGCCCACAGGCACAGGTCCCTGACCCGGCGGTGGCTCGTGGGGTACGAGTCGTCGGTGTTTTTCGATTGACAGGACCAGCGACCTTGGCGCTAGACTTCGTATGGCTCCACGTGAATGTGGACATGAGCGGCTTCTCCGCTGGCGGGTTCGCCGCATGGTCGAGAAGCCGGTGAAACCGTCGCACGGCAAAGGAGGCAACGATGAACTATCGCCTGGTGTCGGTCGCTGTTTGGGCGTGTCTTGTGCTGTTGGTTTCCGGTTCGCCACGCGCGGAGGCGGAGACGCCGTACAGCAAGGGAACGCGAATCCGTCTGATCATCCCGTTTTCCCCCGGAGGCGGCACGGACGTGTATGGCCGGGTGGTGGCGCGGCATCTTAGCCGCCACATTGCGGGCAACCCCGCCATCATCGTCCAGAACATGCCCGGAGCCGGCGGCACCATCGCCTTCAACTTCCTCCACCACTCCGCCAAGCCGGACGGGCGGACCCTGGGGGTGTCGTCCAGCGGCACCCTGACCCGACAGCAGCTCGGCTACAAGGGCGCCCGCTACGACCTCGCGAAGATGCCGATCATCTCGGTAGCCGGGTTCGGCCTCATCACTTATGTCGGGGCACATGTGGGAGCACGCAGCCTGGGAGAACTGCTCAAGCTGAACCTGGGCAGGCCCCTGGTGATGGCGGATACCTCCCGGGAGTCGTCCACCGCGATCAGGCGTACCGTCGTTTTCAAGGCCATCCTGAAGGATGTTGCCAGCAAGCAGGTCTACGGCTATCCGGGGTATTCAGATGTCGCGGCGGCCATACAGCGTGGCGAGGCCGACATCTCCGGCATGACCGCGCCGGGCTTCAACGCGACGGTGCGGCCCGCCGTGGAGGAGGGCAAAGCGTTCGTCCTGTACCATTCCGGTTTGCTGGACGCTCAGGGGAACATCATTCGCGACCCTGCCGCGGCGGAGTTCCCCACGTTTGAGGAGGAGTACCGCAAGGTCTTCGGCAAATCGCCTTCGGGCATCGCATGGGAGGCGTTCAAGTCCCTGGTGGTCGCGGGGGGCAACTTCGAAAAGGGTCTGTTCGCACCTCCCGGGACTCCCAAGGCAACGATAGATTTGTTGGCCGATGCCGCCGGAAAAATGCTGCAGGATCCGAAGTACATCGCGGACGCAAAGAAGATATTCGGCGCACGCATCAAGACCTTCGTCGGCGCGGATGCCGCGAAGATACTCGCCGGCGCCATGAACGCATCTCCGGAAGTACAGTCCTTCCTCAAGGAACTGCTGAAGAAGAGTTAGCCAACAGGGCCTTCTCAGCGGACGCGAGTTCCGTTCGCGCCGATACGAACGATGGAACTCGCGTCCGTCCACTCCAGGTGGGCTTTTCGTCCCGCTCGCCGCATTCCGCGGGAGCCTCGCCGACGCTTCCCGCCGCGGTCACCGTACTCTACCGCTACATACGGTTCGGGGAACCGGCGTTGACTTTCGCGGGAACATCCTCCTAACTTAGCGTGATGTATCACACCGGTACCAAGGAGTCCTGAAGATGGTGGCAGGCACTACGCTGACGCGACATCTCATCGAGGAAGGGGGATGGCGCAACGACGGAGCCGACGAACTGCGCGCGCTCCTGGAACCCATCGCTTTGGCGGGAAAGATCCTTGCCCGGGAGGTCGATCAGGCCGCCCTGGCGGGGACGCTGGGTATGGCCGGCGACCAGAACGCCACCGGCGACATGCAGAAGAAGCTCGATGTCATCGGCAACGACATCGTGATGGATGCGTTCGCGAGTTGCAGCGTGGTAGCGGGCATCGCGTCGGAGGAACTGGACGAGCCGGTGGTGATGAGCACGTCGGACGACGCGCGTTATCTTGTGTGCACCGATCCCCTGGACGGCTCCTCCAACACCGACGTCAACGCGCCCCTGGGCACCATCTTCGGCATCCTGCGGCGCCCCCGGCAGGGCGAGCTGTCCGGCGAGGAGTTCCTTCAGCCGGGTTCGGAACTGGTGTGCGCCGGCTACGTGCTCTACGGCACCAGCACGTTGCTGGTGTACACGGTGGGCGCCGGGGTGCACGGCTTCACCCTGGACCGGAGCGTGGGAGAGTTCGTCCTGTCCCACCACGACATCCGCTGCCCGGAGGCGGGCAAGATATACAGCGCCAATGTCGGACGCCACAAGGAGTGGGGCGCGGGGGTGCGGAAGTACCTGGACTACGTCACGGACAAGGACAAGCCCACCGGCAGGCCCCACTCGCTGCGCTACACGGGAGCGCTGGTGGCCGACCTGCACCGCTGCCTGCTGGATGGAGGGATGTATCTCTATCCCGGCGATCCGGGCAGCCCCAACGGCAAGCTGCGCCTGCTTTACGAGTGCGCGCCGCTGGCGTGCGTGGCGGAGCAGGCGGGGGGCGCTGCCAGCACCGGCCTCGGGCGCGTGCTGGAGGTGGTGCCGGAAGCCGTCCATCAGCGCACGCCCATCGCCATCGGCAGCGCCGAGAACGTGGCCCTATATGAACGATTCATGGCGGAGGAATGAGTCCGCTTGAGGAGACTGAGCGATGACGGAGAGAGTAAGAGAGGTTCTGAGCTGGTACGGAAGCGACAATCCCGGGACCTTGACCAATCTGGCCCGGATGCTGAACCACGGCCGCCTCGGCGGCACCGGCAAGTTCGTAATCCTGCCCGTGGACCAGGGCTTCGAGCACGGGCCGGCGCGGAGCTTCGCCCCGAATCCGGCGGGTTATGACCCGCGCTACCACTTTGAGCTGGCGCTGGACGCGGGCTGCAACGCGTACGCGGCGCCGCTGGGCTTTCTCGAGGCCGGCGCACGCGAGTTCGCCGGCGAGGTCCCGCTCATCCTCAAGGTAAACAACCACGACCTGCTGAACGACGAACGGGACCCGACGCAGGCGGTCACCTCCAGCGTGGAGGACGCCTTGCGCCTGGGCTGCGTGGCCGTGGGCTTCACGGTCTATCCCGGCTCCGAGCACCGCTTCGGGATGTACGAGCAGATCCGCGAAATCGCTCGGGAGGCCAAGCGCAACGGCCTGGCGGTGGTGATCTGGTCCTATCCGCGGGGTTCCGGGCTCAGCAAGGCGGGCGAGGCAGCCTTGGACGTATGCGCCTACGCGGCGCAGATCGCCGCCCAGCTCGGTGCCCACATCATCAAGGTGAAGTTCCCCGGTGAGAACGTCGAGCAGGACGCGGCGCGCAAGGTCTACGAGAAGGAAGGCGTGCCCATCGCCGATCCCGCGGACCGGATCCGCCACGTGGTCCAGTCCGCCTTCGATGGCCGCCGTATCGTCATCTTCTCCGGCGGCCCCGCCACCACCGACGAGGCGCTGCTGGCGGAGATCCGCGCCATCCACCAGGGCGGCGGTTTCGGCTCCATCATCGGCCGGAACTCGTTCCAACGGCGCAAGCCGGACGCCCTCGCACTGCTCGACAAGGTCATGCGCATCTATGCCGGAGAGTCGGTCTGAACAGCCAACTCCCGGCGCTCCCGCGCGCGCCAGCCACGGCCTCGCGAAATTGGGGGCGGGACGGTTTCAAAGGGGGCAGGGGAGGCCGGTGTTTGCGGTTCGCCCTCTCCTGTGTTAACCGTAACCGCCATGCCTCTCCAGAGAATAGCGGAAATCAAGCGCCGGCGCAGGCGCCGCAAGAGTCTGGCAAAGCTGCGTGTGAAGTTTCAGGCGGCTCGGACGGATCAGGCGCGCGCCAAGGTGCTGGACAAAGCCTTCAAGATCTCACCCACGGCAGTCCTGGAGTAATCCGGGCTCATCGCGCCGTACGGGTCGGCGGCCGGACGGCCGCAACCCCGCGAGTTGGAAACGCCGCTTACAGCGGTTTCCGTCCGATGGCCAGGGATGACGTGAACGGCGGCGGCAACTCTATCCGCCCTGCGTCCGTCAGGCCGCCGCGCTCGAACCAGCCCGTGACATCCTCCCGCGTGTAGCAACGTCCACCCTCGGTTGTCAGCAGCATCAACAGGCTGAACACCGTTCCCGCGTCGGTCTCCGCGCGGCTTCCACCCAGAATGTGGTCCTTGATGACCAAGCGTCCGCCCGGAACCAGCGCGCCGGACAGTTTCTCCACCAAGGCTTGATTCGTGGCGTGGTCCTCACCGTGGATGATGTTCGACAGGAAGATGACGTCGTGGCCCCCGGGAACGGCGTCCCTGCGGTAGTCGCCGGCCACGCATTCCATGCGTGCGGCGACTTCGGACCCGGCAACGTAGCGTTCGGTAACGCGCAGGGTGCCGGGCAGATCGTACAGGGTCGCGTGCAGCTCCGGATAGCGGCGGCACAGGGCGATGGGATAGGTGGCGGGGCCGGGTCCGATGTCCAGCAGGCGCCGCGCCTGGCTGAGTTCCAGGAGATCGGCGACGGCCTCGGCATCGCCCCGCGCCTTCACCAGTGAGTCCATGGCGTTGATGAAGATCGCGGTTTCGGCTTCGTCCTGCTGGTACATGTCCGGCACGCGCGCGGGCCGCCCGTCGCGCACGGCGTCTTCCAGCTTGCCCCACGCATCCCAGGACAGTGCATCGAAGCGGACCATGCCGCTGAAGTCCCTGGACGACGCACTCGCCAGGTAGGTGGCCGACAGGTCGTTCAGGCGGTAGCCGGCGCCGTCCCGGTCGAGGAGGCCGAGGACCACGAGTGCTTCAAGCAGCAGGCCCATGGCTCGGGCATCGGCGCCCACGTCCGCGGCCAGTGCCGCCGCGTCCGCGGTATGGTGCTGCAGCGCGTCGAACACGCCGAGGCGCACCGCCGCCTGGAGGATGCGTGCCTCCACGTAGCCGCCCGCGATGCCCGCCACCCTTGCGAAGCCCCCGCTCAAAACGGCTCCACCACCCGGTAACTTCGGCTCTTGGGCTTGATGGGGGCGAGGATGCCCATCTTGACCAGGCCGCGGATGTCGCGGTAGGCGGTGTCGCGGTCCACTTCGGCGATCCTCTGGTAGTCG contains these protein-coding regions:
- a CDS encoding tripartite tricarboxylate transporter substrate-binding protein, with protein sequence MNYRLVSVAVWACLVLLVSGSPRAEAETPYSKGTRIRLIIPFSPGGGTDVYGRVVARHLSRHIAGNPAIIVQNMPGAGGTIAFNFLHHSAKPDGRTLGVSSSGTLTRQQLGYKGARYDLAKMPIISVAGFGLITYVGAHVGARSLGELLKLNLGRPLVMADTSRESSTAIRRTVVFKAILKDVASKQVYGYPGYSDVAAAIQRGEADISGMTAPGFNATVRPAVEEGKAFVLYHSGLLDAQGNIIRDPAAAEFPTFEEEYRKVFGKSPSGIAWEAFKSLVVAGGNFEKGLFAPPGTPKATIDLLADAAGKMLQDPKYIADAKKIFGARIKTFVGADAAKILAGAMNASPEVQSFLKELLKKS
- a CDS encoding class I fructose-bisphosphate aldolase, which translates into the protein MTERVREVLSWYGSDNPGTLTNLARMLNHGRLGGTGKFVILPVDQGFEHGPARSFAPNPAGYDPRYHFELALDAGCNAYAAPLGFLEAGAREFAGEVPLILKVNNHDLLNDERDPTQAVTSSVEDALRLGCVAVGFTVYPGSEHRFGMYEQIREIAREAKRNGLAVVIWSYPRGSGLSKAGEAALDVCAYAAQIAAQLGAHIIKVKFPGENVEQDAARKVYEKEGVPIADPADRIRHVVQSAFDGRRIVIFSGGPATTDEALLAEIRAIHQGGGFGSIIGRNSFQRRKPDALALLDKVMRIYAGESV
- the fbp gene encoding class 1 fructose-bisphosphatase; protein product: MVAGTTLTRHLIEEGGWRNDGADELRALLEPIALAGKILAREVDQAALAGTLGMAGDQNATGDMQKKLDVIGNDIVMDAFASCSVVAGIASEELDEPVVMSTSDDARYLVCTDPLDGSSNTDVNAPLGTIFGILRRPRQGELSGEEFLQPGSELVCAGYVLYGTSTLLVYTVGAGVHGFTLDRSVGEFVLSHHDIRCPEAGKIYSANVGRHKEWGAGVRKYLDYVTDKDKPTGRPHSLRYTGALVADLHRCLLDGGMYLYPGDPGSPNGKLRLLYECAPLACVAEQAGGAASTGLGRVLEVVPEAVHQRTPIAIGSAENVALYERFMAEE
- a CDS encoding methyltransferase yields the protein MSGGFARVAGIAGGYVEARILQAAVRLGVFDALQHHTADAAALAADVGADARAMGLLLEALVVLGLLDRDGAGYRLNDLSATYLASASSRDFSGMVRFDALSWDAWGKLEDAVRDGRPARVPDMYQQDEAETAIFINAMDSLVKARGDAEAVADLLELSQARRLLDIGPGPATYPIALCRRYPELHATLYDLPGTLRVTERYVAGSEVAARMECVAGDYRRDAVPGGHDVIFLSNIIHGEDHATNQALVEKLSGALVPGGRLVIKDHILGGSRAETDAGTVFSLLMLLTTEGGRCYTREDVTGWFERGGLTDAGRIELPPPFTSSLAIGRKPL